The proteins below are encoded in one region of Eubacterium sp. 1001713B170207_170306_E7:
- a CDS encoding response regulator transcription factor, whose protein sequence is MDCILIVEDDKKISRIIELQLNHAGFKTAKAFNGREAIDVFNNTPDIDLVLLDIMLPQLNGYEVLKYIRSQSPELPVIFLTARDDTGDVVNGLNQGADDYITKPFIFDELLARIKANLRKKAAPSARNSVAFEDLSIDLDTFMVTRGGQSIELSKTEFDLLHYLVLNHGLVQSREQILDQVWGFDYFGNDNIVDVYIKYLRDKIDKPFERKLIQTVRGRGYVIK, encoded by the coding sequence ATGGATTGCATACTTATTGTCGAGGATGATAAAAAAATTTCCCGCATCATCGAGCTTCAGCTGAACCACGCAGGCTTCAAAACCGCCAAGGCTTTTAACGGCCGCGAGGCCATTGATGTTTTCAACAATACCCCGGACATCGACCTGGTGCTGCTGGACATCATGCTGCCGCAGCTGAACGGCTACGAGGTTTTAAAATACATCCGCAGCCAGTCCCCTGAACTGCCCGTTATTTTTCTCACGGCCAGGGATGACACCGGCGACGTGGTAAACGGCCTCAATCAGGGCGCGGACGACTATATTACCAAGCCCTTTATTTTCGATGAGCTTCTGGCGCGCATCAAGGCGAACCTCCGCAAAAAAGCTGCTCCTTCGGCCCGAAACAGCGTTGCCTTTGAGGATCTGTCCATCGACCTCGACACCTTTATGGTCACGCGCGGCGGCCAGAGCATTGAGCTCTCAAAGACAGAGTTCGACCTGCTGCATTACCTGGTGCTCAACCACGGGCTGGTACAGTCCAGAGAGCAGATTCTGGACCAGGTGTGGGGCTTTGATTATTTTGGAAACGACAATATCGTGGACGTCTACATCAAATATCTGAGAGATAAGATCGACAAGCCCTTTGAGCGAAAGCTGATCCAGACAGTGAGAGGGCGCGGCTATGTCATTAAATAA
- a CDS encoding Fe-S-containing hydro-lyase, with protein sequence MSVIRLTTPVSKEDAAKLKAGDQVLISGVIYTARDAAHKRMVETLEAGGTLPVDFTDQIIYYVGPCPAKPGEIIGSAGPTTSHRMDAYAPTLMENGLRGMIGKGNRGELVINSMMIHQCVYFGCVGGAGALLQDCIKSVEVLAYEELGTEAVRKLVVEDFPALVVIDSKGNNLYETERQKYANKFID encoded by the coding sequence ATGAGTGTAATACGATTAACAACGCCGGTTTCAAAAGAGGATGCCGCCAAATTAAAAGCCGGCGACCAGGTTTTGATCTCCGGGGTTATCTATACAGCGCGGGACGCGGCACACAAGCGAATGGTTGAAACCCTTGAAGCCGGCGGGACACTGCCCGTTGATTTTACCGATCAGATTATTTACTATGTGGGGCCATGTCCTGCAAAGCCGGGTGAGATTATCGGCTCTGCCGGGCCGACAACCAGCCATCGCATGGACGCTTACGCGCCCACACTGATGGAGAATGGTCTGCGCGGCATGATCGGAAAGGGAAACCGCGGAGAGCTGGTCATCAACAGCATGATGATTCACCAGTGTGTTTATTTTGGCTGTGTTGGCGGCGCCGGCGCGCTGCTGCAGGACTGTATAAAATCGGTTGAGGTTCTGGCATATGAGGAGCTTGGAACCGAGGCGGTGCGTAAGCTGGTGGTAGAGGATTTTCCGGCGCTGGTGGTCATTGACTCCAAGGGAAACAACCTGTACGAAACCGAACGTCAAAAATACGCTAATAAATTTATTGATTAG
- a CDS encoding HAMP domain-containing sensor histidine kinase, with amino-acid sequence MFKEIKRQITLFNTLILIAFLFLFILLLGFLVQWSLGLTGEVYLMDTAKGIINNSAESEKGDGIFNNNSMHDKMGYEYIEWDENNQTVSMKVEDNDLIMHGYELAMDQSFNNDFKVFNLNGADYRVYVTRFSRGDESHTLEVFQQITTERSMITYVISFLLFIGSGGILLLIPISYFLAGKSLQPIKETFENQKKFIADASHELRTPLTVIQTNVEVLKLKEDEVLKDNIRWLNNISLESETMAHLVSELLLIAQADNKKVIMKKEVFDLSALCAEIIDLMFDVARENEIALKGNIAEGIDYKGDEERIKQAIRILVDNAIKYTPGEGTVTLSLNVTKRNVCIAVKDTGVGLTEEAKKKIFSRFYRVDDARNREKGGVGLGLSIADMIVKQHSGKIKIDSVPDQGSTFTIVLPKTTLK; translated from the coding sequence ATGTTTAAAGAGATCAAGAGGCAGATTACGCTGTTCAACACTTTGATTCTCATTGCTTTTCTTTTTTTATTTATCTTACTGCTGGGCTTTCTTGTTCAATGGAGCCTGGGGCTTACCGGGGAAGTCTATCTGATGGATACTGCCAAGGGCATCATCAATAATTCGGCGGAATCGGAAAAGGGCGACGGTATTTTCAATAATAATTCCATGCATGACAAAATGGGCTATGAATACATTGAATGGGATGAGAATAACCAGACTGTCAGTATGAAGGTCGAGGATAATGATTTGATCATGCATGGCTACGAACTGGCAATGGATCAGAGCTTTAACAATGATTTTAAGGTTTTTAATCTTAACGGGGCAGATTACAGAGTTTATGTGACACGGTTCAGCCGTGGGGATGAATCCCACACTTTGGAGGTGTTTCAGCAGATTACAACGGAACGCTCCATGATTACCTATGTGATTTCCTTCCTGCTCTTTATCGGCAGCGGGGGCATCCTCCTGCTGATCCCGATCAGCTATTTTCTGGCCGGGAAGTCTTTACAGCCGATCAAGGAAACCTTTGAGAACCAGAAGAAATTCATCGCGGACGCTTCCCACGAGCTCAGAACGCCGCTGACGGTTATCCAGACCAACGTGGAGGTCCTGAAGCTAAAGGAAGACGAGGTACTCAAGGATAATATCCGCTGGCTCAACAACATCAGCCTTGAGAGTGAGACCATGGCCCACCTGGTGTCGGAATTACTGCTGATTGCCCAGGCGGACAACAAAAAGGTCATCATGAAGAAGGAAGTCTTTGACCTCAGCGCGCTCTGCGCTGAAATTATCGACCTGATGTTTGACGTCGCCAGAGAGAATGAGATCGCGCTCAAGGGCAATATCGCAGAGGGCATCGACTATAAAGGCGATGAGGAGCGGATAAAACAGGCCATCCGTATTCTGGTCGATAACGCCATTAAATACACGCCTGGCGAAGGAACCGTGACGCTTTCTCTAAACGTGACAAAGCGAAATGTCTGTATCGCGGTTAAGGATACGGGTGTCGGTCTGACAGAGGAAGCGAAAAAGAAAATATTCAGCCGTTTTTACCGCGTGGACGATGCGCGAAACCGCGAAAAAGGCGGCGTTGGTCTGGGGCTGAGCATTGCGGATATGATCGTGAAGCAGCATAGCGGCAAAATAAAAATTGACAGTGTGCCCGATCAGGGAAGCACCTTTACGATTGTACTGCCAAAGACCACTTTGAAATAG
- a CDS encoding lysylphosphatidylglycerol synthase transmembrane domain-containing protein has product MNDSNSGKAKHRFSEFWKKYSNYIFFIFLIGATVVVILTQVNLREFADTLRRANIGFLLLGIVCVFIYWLLEGYMLLKLMQRDYPEEKLSFAMVVTIIGQYYNLITPGSSGGQPLQLYEMSRRGYSMGTGTAVLVQKYALYQVTVTLLAILATLLNLAKINSGLTAARWLIAFGLLINIAGVILVFILALSPRMARGIMNGVVRFLLFIRVFKDPDKYYAKVDHFIGEYSEAITALKEHKLETLRLFVVSIVQILVFYSINYWVYCSLGLTGSSAFLVISMQAILYVAVAFIPTPGAAGGAEAGFALLFGPIYGAVNMSVALILWRIITFYFIILFGGIFLSLRSVIMGKREYKKMTRTDALDIEHVIKQEELEESFKAKEQPKEGDKFEEN; this is encoded by the coding sequence ATGAATGACAGCAACAGTGGGAAAGCGAAGCACCGCTTTTCTGAGTTTTGGAAAAAATATTCGAACTATATCTTTTTTATTTTTTTAATCGGCGCAACCGTCGTTGTAATCCTGACGCAGGTTAACCTCAGGGAATTCGCGGATACGCTGCGCCGGGCGAATATCGGTTTTCTTCTGTTGGGAATCGTTTGCGTTTTTATCTACTGGCTTCTGGAGGGGTATATGCTCCTGAAGCTGATGCAGCGCGATTACCCGGAGGAGAAGCTGTCCTTCGCGATGGTCGTCACCATTATCGGCCAGTATTATAACCTGATCACACCCGGTTCCTCCGGGGGCCAGCCGCTCCAGCTCTACGAGATGTCCCGCCGGGGCTACAGCATGGGCACAGGAACCGCGGTGCTGGTTCAGAAATACGCGTTATACCAGGTGACGGTCACGCTTCTCGCCATTCTGGCCACGCTGTTGAATCTGGCCAAGATCAACAGCGGCCTGACCGCGGCGCGGTGGCTGATCGCCTTTGGGCTGTTGATCAATATCGCGGGTGTTATTCTCGTTTTTATTCTGGCGCTGAGCCCGAGAATGGCCCGGGGCATCATGAACGGTGTCGTCCGGTTTTTATTGTTTATCCGGGTTTTTAAAGATCCGGACAAGTACTATGCCAAGGTCGATCATTTTATCGGCGAATACTCCGAGGCCATCACGGCGCTCAAGGAGCACAAGCTGGAAACGCTCAGGCTTTTCGTGGTCTCCATTGTGCAGATCCTGGTTTTTTACAGTATAAACTACTGGGTCTATTGCTCGCTGGGGCTGACAGGCTCCAGTGCTTTTCTGGTCATATCCATGCAGGCGATCCTTTATGTGGCAGTTGCCTTCATCCCTACGCCAGGGGCCGCCGGCGGCGCCGAAGCGGGCTTCGCCCTGCTGTTCGGGCCGATTTATGGAGCGGTTAACATGTCGGTGGCGTTGATACTGTGGCGGATTATCACCTTTTACTTTATCATTTTGTTTGGTGGGATCTTCCTTTCCCTGCGGTCTGTCATCATGGGCAAAAGGGAATACAAAAAAATGACACGGACAGACGCCCTGGACATTGAACACGTTATAAAACAGGAAGAGCTGGAAGAATCTTTTAAAGCGAAAGAACAGCCGAAAGAAGGAGATAAATTTGAAGAAAATTGA
- a CDS encoding B12-binding domain-containing radical SAM protein — MSKCVLVGVNAKYVHTNLAIRSLKAAAPGADVELCEVTINDQLNLVVGRLLRLQADYYGFSCYIWNMEMVSKISEVLKKSRPNCVVFWGGPEVSYDSGTLLEDHPFVDYIISGEGETVFPAFVKTLESRDKTPLLQMDNVNWFGRDVSRSPASGEKVGIVEALDTLPFPYDEENIRSVSDKIIYYESMRGCPFQCSYCLSSTLQSVRFLPLERVFRELDFFISHRVKQVKFVDRTFNVDIRRTKAIIAYLAGKECDTNFHFEIAGDLLDDELLEMIAKAPKGLMQFEIGIQSTNDETLEAITRKTDLDKIRKYVKRLIGFKNCHVHVDLIAGLPKETYAVFKKSFNETIAIEPDMLQLGFLKLLKGTKIRREADKFYYRYASFPPYEVISNDFITSEELLRLKDIEELVDRYYNSGAFFLSLKYIFENQCCGTPFEFFEALSAHWRDKGCYEVGKSKEQLYSVLQDFTALGIQPPHRETLGELIKMDYLRQGYRSLPGFFENRTLSKTAAFEQLKDEAFVDICLPMFSGQPAKQVIKQVFFQYFEENALDLAQRYLDTEPGRGSLCVFYEGKLIRVAE, encoded by the coding sequence ATGAGTAAATGTGTTTTAGTGGGCGTCAACGCGAAATATGTGCATACAAACCTGGCCATAAGGTCCCTGAAGGCAGCCGCACCCGGGGCGGATGTGGAGCTCTGTGAGGTCACCATCAACGATCAGCTCAATCTGGTGGTTGGCAGGCTCTTGCGGCTGCAGGCGGATTACTATGGCTTTTCCTGCTATATCTGGAATATGGAGATGGTTTCAAAAATCAGTGAGGTGCTGAAAAAGAGCCGGCCCAACTGCGTTGTGTTCTGGGGCGGCCCAGAGGTATCCTATGACAGCGGCACCCTTCTGGAGGACCATCCCTTTGTTGATTACATCATCTCGGGTGAGGGGGAGACGGTCTTTCCGGCGTTTGTTAAAACGCTGGAGAGCAGAGACAAAACCCCGCTTTTGCAGATGGACAATGTAAACTGGTTTGGACGCGATGTGTCCCGTTCACCTGCCAGCGGCGAAAAAGTCGGCATTGTCGAGGCGCTGGACACGCTGCCCTTCCCCTATGATGAAGAAAATATCCGGTCCGTTTCGGATAAAATCATTTATTATGAGAGCATGCGCGGCTGCCCCTTTCAGTGCTCCTACTGCCTCTCATCTACCCTGCAGAGTGTGCGGTTTCTGCCCCTTGAGCGTGTTTTCAGGGAGCTGGACTTTTTCATCAGCCACCGGGTAAAGCAGGTGAAATTTGTGGACCGGACCTTTAATGTCGATATCCGGCGCACCAAGGCCATCATCGCTTATCTGGCAGGGAAAGAATGTGATACGAATTTTCATTTTGAAATTGCGGGGGACCTGCTGGACGACGAGCTTCTGGAAATGATCGCGAAAGCGCCAAAGGGCCTGATGCAGTTTGAGATTGGCATCCAGAGCACCAATGATGAAACCCTGGAGGCCATCACCCGAAAGACCGATTTGGACAAAATCCGGAAATATGTAAAGCGCCTGATTGGGTTTAAAAACTGTCATGTGCATGTCGATTTAATCGCCGGGCTGCCCAAGGAAACCTACGCGGTTTTCAAAAAATCCTTTAACGAAACCATCGCCATTGAGCCGGATATGCTGCAGCTGGGATTTTTAAAGCTGCTGAAGGGCACTAAAATCCGGCGGGAAGCAGATAAGTTCTACTACCGCTACGCGAGCTTTCCGCCCTACGAGGTCATCAGCAATGATTTTATCACCTCGGAAGAGCTGCTGCGCTTAAAGGACATCGAGGAGCTCGTAGACCGTTATTACAACTCCGGCGCCTTTTTTCTGAGCCTGAAATATATTTTTGAAAACCAGTGCTGCGGTACGCCCTTTGAGTTTTTTGAGGCTTTATCGGCCCACTGGCGGGACAAGGGCTGCTATGAGGTTGGAAAATCCAAGGAGCAGCTCTACAGCGTATTACAGGATTTTACCGCGCTGGGCATACAGCCGCCCCACAGGGAAACCCTCGGCGAGCTGATCAAAATGGATTATCTCAGGCAGGGATACCGCTCGCTGCCCGGCTTCTTTGAAAACCGGACGCTTTCAAAAACTGCGGCCTTTGAACAGCTGAAGGATGAAGCCTTTGTGGACATCTGCCTGCCCATGTTTTCGGGACAGCCGGCCAAGCAGGTGATCAAGCAGGTCTTTTTTCAGTATTTTGAGGAAAATGCCCTCGACCTTGCCCAGCGGTATCTGGACACTGAGCCGGGCAGGGGAAGCCTCTGTGTCTTTTATGAGGGTAAGCTGATCCGGGTGGCGGAGTAA
- the ychF gene encoding redox-regulated ATPase YchF encodes MKIGIVGLPNVGKSTIFNAITKAGAESANYPFCTIDPNVGVVTVPDERLEVLEKMYQSKRVVPTTIEFVDIAGLVKGASKGEGLGNKFLSHIREVDAIAHVVRCFEDENVVHVEGKIDPLDDLETINLELILADLEMVDRRVEKTRKAAKSDKAERANLELLEKLKAILEAGKMPLETDFSEDAWSFISGLQLISTKPVLYIANVSEDDLIEDNAMVKALKEKVSGDNREVIKISAKIEEEIAELDDEEKALFLEDLGLEASGLDQVIRAGYKLLGLITFLTAGPEETRAWTIRRGTKAPQAAGKIHSDIERGFIRAEITTYEQLVEAGSDVKAKELGITRIEGKDYIMQDGDVTFFRFNV; translated from the coding sequence ATGAAAATTGGAATTGTCGGATTACCAAACGTCGGTAAAAGTACAATTTTTAATGCGATAACAAAAGCTGGCGCAGAATCCGCCAACTATCCCTTTTGTACCATCGACCCGAATGTGGGCGTGGTGACCGTACCGGATGAGCGTCTGGAAGTGCTTGAAAAGATGTATCAGTCCAAGCGGGTGGTGCCCACCACCATTGAGTTTGTGGACATTGCCGGCCTGGTTAAGGGTGCAAGCAAGGGCGAGGGGCTGGGAAATAAGTTTTTGTCCCACATCCGTGAGGTCGACGCCATCGCCCATGTGGTCCGCTGCTTTGAGGATGAGAATGTGGTTCACGTTGAGGGAAAGATCGACCCGCTGGACGATCTGGAGACCATCAATCTCGAGCTGATTTTAGCCGACCTGGAAATGGTGGACCGCCGGGTTGAAAAAACAAGAAAAGCTGCCAAGAGCGACAAGGCCGAGAGGGCCAATCTTGAGCTTCTTGAAAAGCTGAAGGCCATTCTGGAGGCAGGCAAGATGCCGCTGGAAACCGATTTTTCAGAAGATGCATGGAGCTTTATTTCTGGCTTACAGCTGATTTCCACCAAACCAGTCCTTTACATTGCCAATGTGTCTGAGGATGATCTGATTGAGGACAACGCCATGGTTAAGGCCCTGAAGGAAAAGGTCTCGGGTGACAACCGCGAGGTCATCAAGATTTCCGCGAAGATCGAGGAAGAGATCGCGGAGCTGGACGATGAGGAAAAGGCTTTGTTTTTGGAGGACCTTGGGCTTGAGGCTTCTGGCCTCGATCAGGTTATCCGCGCCGGTTACAAGCTGCTGGGGCTGATTACCTTCCTGACCGCAGGACCAGAGGAAACACGTGCCTGGACCATCAGGCGGGGCACAAAGGCGCCCCAGGCCGCGGGAAAGATCCACTCCGACATAGAGCGCGGCTTTATCCGTGCAGAGATCACAACCTATGAGCAGCTGGTGGAGGCCGGGTCAGACGTGAAGGCCAAAGAACTTGGAATCACCCGGATCGAGGGTAAGGATTACATCATGCAGGATGGTGACGTAACGTTTTTCCGGTTTAATGTATAA
- a CDS encoding tRNA (cytidine(34)-2'-O)-methyltransferase, whose amino-acid sequence MKMNVVLYQPEIPQNTGNIARTCALTNTKLHLIRPLGFSLDEKHLKRAGLDYWDLLDLAVYDDFEDFLAQNPDPEIYVLTTHAKAFYADIEYAEDAYLLFGRETAGLPEAIHSAYPDHRFRIPMKNHERARSLNLSNSVNIVLYEALRQQGFPELV is encoded by the coding sequence ATTAAAATGAATGTTGTACTTTACCAGCCAGAGATACCACAAAACACCGGAAACATCGCGAGAACCTGTGCGCTGACAAACACAAAGCTGCACCTTATCAGGCCACTGGGCTTTTCGCTGGACGAGAAGCATCTGAAACGGGCCGGACTGGATTACTGGGATCTTCTGGATCTGGCGGTTTACGATGATTTTGAGGATTTTTTAGCCCAGAATCCCGATCCCGAAATCTATGTCCTCACCACCCACGCAAAGGCCTTCTATGCCGATATCGAGTATGCTGAGGACGCGTACCTGCTGTTTGGGCGGGAAACGGCCGGCCTTCCGGAGGCGATCCACAGCGCCTACCCGGACCACCGTTTCAGAATTCCCATGAAAAACCATGAGCGGGCCCGCTCGCTTAACCTTTCAAATTCGGTCAATATTGTTTTGTACGAAGCGCTCAGGCAGCAGGGCTTCCCGGAGCTGGTGTAG
- a CDS encoding ATP-binding protein, giving the protein MSLNKVQEPKPMKLYTRIVLFFVLAFSILLIISFMMVFYFSQQIVLNENRSNLIKFNSYIINVIKENEAALLSLPPDSRLDFISEKIYPNVKDNTLISYKISDNYGDVYLSSEGVEDLLNQDNFSEYNIDIFKLHIDNPADETEDSVDVDSFRYHKTEYYYLGSSYLVSDDYTIYIQVVKNLNDSFVYMTALFSIQIAISIVCLVIIIFLGIYGTKRSLKPLIQIAETAKNITENNLNTRIRETGNNDELDQLIKSLNQMIGQLESAFDAQKQFVSDASHELRIPLTVIQGYADILSSWGKDNPQLLEESVDSINEEIKNMKKLVEELLLITRLENNYFTQKYEPVDLGGLITKVYSECGMIDTTHSFELARADHCIVKCNEALILQALRALADNSMKYTPVQGKIAFSCTEAANRCILSVSDTGIGIPESELENVRRRFFRVDSDRSRETGGTGLGLSIIESIVKLHRGELVIESTLGQGTTMKIFLNK; this is encoded by the coding sequence ATGTCATTAAATAAGGTTCAGGAACCAAAGCCGATGAAGCTCTACACGCGCATCGTCCTGTTTTTTGTCCTCGCATTCTCCATTCTGCTGATCATTTCCTTTATGATGGTATTTTATTTTTCCCAGCAGATCGTTTTAAACGAAAACCGGAGCAATCTCATAAAGTTCAACAGCTATATCATCAACGTGATCAAGGAAAATGAAGCGGCCCTGCTGTCACTTCCCCCCGACAGCCGTCTGGACTTTATCTCAGAGAAAATATACCCGAATGTCAAGGATAATACCCTGATTTCCTATAAAATTTCGGATAATTACGGCGATGTCTACCTGTCCTCCGAGGGGGTGGAGGACCTGCTGAACCAGGATAACTTTTCAGAATACAACATTGATATCTTCAAGCTGCACATCGACAACCCGGCCGACGAGACCGAGGACAGCGTGGACGTTGACTCCTTCCGCTACCATAAAACCGAGTACTATTACCTTGGCTCAAGCTACCTTGTCAGCGACGACTATACCATCTACATCCAGGTCGTAAAAAATCTGAATGACAGCTTTGTCTATATGACTGCCCTGTTCAGCATTCAGATCGCCATCAGCATTGTCTGCCTTGTGATCATTATCTTCTTGGGCATCTACGGGACCAAGCGCTCCCTGAAGCCGCTGATTCAGATAGCGGAAACAGCCAAAAACATCACCGAGAACAACCTGAACACCCGTATCCGGGAAACCGGAAATAACGACGAGCTGGATCAGCTCATCAAATCCCTTAACCAGATGATCGGCCAGCTTGAGTCCGCCTTTGACGCCCAGAAGCAGTTTGTCTCAGACGCCTCCCACGAGCTTCGGATCCCCCTGACCGTCATTCAGGGCTACGCCGATATTCTCTCCTCCTGGGGCAAGGATAACCCTCAGCTTCTGGAGGAATCGGTCGATTCGATCAATGAAGAAATAAAAAACATGAAAAAACTGGTCGAGGAGCTGCTTCTGATCACCCGCCTCGAGAACAACTACTTTACACAGAAATACGAGCCGGTTGATCTGGGCGGACTGATCACAAAGGTCTACAGCGAATGCGGGATGATCGATACAACACATTCCTTTGAGCTGGCCCGCGCTGACCACTGCATTGTAAAATGCAACGAAGCGCTCATATTGCAGGCTTTAAGGGCACTTGCCGACAACAGCATGAAATATACCCCGGTGCAGGGAAAAATCGCTTTTAGCTGCACTGAGGCCGCAAATCGGTGCATTCTGTCTGTCAGCGATACGGGCATCGGTATTCCCGAGAGCGAACTCGAAAATGTGCGGCGGCGTTTTTTCCGGGTCGACAGCGACCGCTCAAGGGAAACCGGCGGCACTGGCCTGGGCCTCTCCATCATTGAAAGCATTGTAAAGCTGCACCGGGGAGAGCTTGTGATTGAGAGTACCCTGGGGCAGGGCACCACCATGAAAATCTTTCTAAACAAGTAA
- a CDS encoding response regulator transcription factor, with protein sequence MRILFIEDEVKITDALQELCKIQNIDCDVANDGEEGLLFALNPIYDVIVLDIMLPMKSGLEILKEVRDRDITTPVLMLTAKGTVDDKVKGLDLGADDYLIKPFSAKELFARIRALSRRPDHEIKGEIISFEDVSFNTKKNMMQTQENEYKLSVKEAKILEMLLKRPNQVFTREQILDRVWGFDKEVNENNIEIYVHNLRKKLANTNVKIDTIRGVGYTLSKK encoded by the coding sequence ATGCGCATATTATTTATAGAAGATGAAGTGAAAATTACAGACGCTCTTCAGGAGCTGTGTAAAATCCAAAATATAGATTGTGATGTGGCGAATGACGGCGAGGAGGGGCTGCTCTTTGCCCTGAATCCGATTTATGACGTCATTGTGCTGGACATCATGCTGCCCATGAAGAGCGGCCTCGAAATTCTCAAGGAGGTCCGGGACCGGGACATCACTACGCCGGTTCTGATGCTGACCGCCAAGGGCACAGTCGACGACAAGGTAAAGGGGCTTGACCTGGGCGCGGACGATTATCTGATCAAGCCCTTTTCGGCCAAGGAGCTCTTTGCCAGAATCCGCGCGCTGAGCAGACGCCCCGACCATGAAATAAAAGGTGAGATCATTTCCTTCGAGGACGTCAGCTTTAACACCAAGAAGAATATGATGCAGACGCAGGAAAACGAGTATAAGCTCTCGGTGAAGGAAGCGAAAATCCTTGAAATGCTGCTGAAACGCCCGAATCAGGTGTTTACCCGAGAACAGATTTTAGACCGGGTGTGGGGCTTCGATAAGGAAGTCAATGAAAATAACATTGAAATCTATGTCCATAATCTCCGTAAAAAGCTTGCCAATACAAACGTTAAGATTGACACAATCCGTGGTGTAGGTTACACTTTGAGTAAAAAATAA
- a CDS encoding fumarate hydratase: MKKIDVKYIRDAVAEMCIEANTVLTDDILKEMEVALAREESPSAISILETMIENFEVAEKKEIPICQDTGMAVIFVTMGQDLQIAGGSLEDAIQDGVEKGYREGYLRKSVVDDPFIRNNTGTNTPAIIHYKVVPGDALQLKVMPKGFGSENTSAMKMLKPSDGIKGVEEFVVETVEKGAPNACAPIIVGVGVGGTFEKAALLAKEALSRPIGVRNARQHIQGLEEILIERCNNLGIGPMGLGGINTVLSVNVDVFPTHIAGLPVAVNICCYVNRHVERTL, translated from the coding sequence TTGAAGAAAATTGATGTTAAGTACATCAGAGACGCCGTCGCAGAAATGTGCATTGAAGCAAACACGGTACTTACGGATGATATTCTCAAAGAGATGGAGGTTGCGCTGGCAAGGGAAGAATCCCCGAGCGCCATTTCCATTTTGGAAACGATGATTGAAAACTTTGAGGTGGCGGAGAAGAAGGAGATTCCCATCTGTCAGGATACGGGAATGGCCGTTATCTTTGTCACCATGGGGCAGGACCTGCAGATCGCCGGAGGTTCTCTGGAGGACGCCATTCAGGATGGTGTCGAAAAGGGCTACCGCGAGGGTTATCTGAGAAAATCGGTCGTGGATGACCCCTTTATCAGAAATAATACCGGTACCAATACCCCGGCCATTATCCACTATAAGGTAGTTCCGGGTGACGCCCTTCAGCTCAAGGTAATGCCAAAGGGCTTTGGCTCGGAAAACACCAGCGCCATGAAGATGCTCAAGCCATCGGACGGGATCAAGGGTGTTGAGGAGTTTGTGGTGGAAACAGTGGAAAAGGGCGCTCCGAACGCCTGCGCGCCGATTATTGTGGGCGTGGGAGTGGGCGGCACCTTTGAAAAGGCAGCACTTTTAGCCAAGGAGGCCCTGAGCCGGCCCATCGGCGTGCGCAATGCCAGACAGCATATCCAGGGCCTCGAGGAAATACTGATTGAGCGGTGTAACAATCTGGGCATCGGGCCCATGGGGCTCGGCGGGATCAACACGGTTTTGAGTGTCAATGTCGATGTTTTCCCAACGCATATTGCCGGATTGCCGGTTGCTGTCAATATCTGCTGCTATGTTAACCGTCATGTGGAACGGACACTGTAG
- the rsfS gene encoding ribosome silencing factor — protein MIDIEPKEFAEKVKEWIDAKNGTDVEIIDISEVSTLGDYFVIASGSSERQVKAIADNIEYEAGQLGITPKSIEGEREARWILLDYYDVIIHIFHAEERQFYNLERLWKDGTRPSTFE, from the coding sequence GTGATTGATATCGAACCAAAAGAATTTGCAGAAAAAGTAAAAGAGTGGATTGACGCTAAAAATGGCACAGACGTTGAAATCATTGATATTTCAGAGGTTTCAACCCTGGGCGATTATTTTGTCATTGCCAGCGGCAGCTCGGAGCGCCAGGTAAAGGCCATTGCCGATAATATCGAGTATGAGGCCGGGCAGCTTGGCATTACCCCGAAGAGCATCGAGGGTGAACGGGAAGCGCGCTGGATTTTACTGGACTATTATGACGTGATCATCCATATTTTCCACGCGGAGGAACGCCAGTTTTACAATCTGGAACGCCTCTGGAAAGACGGCACACGACCATCTACCTTTGAATAA